The Engystomops pustulosus chromosome 1, aEngPut4.maternal, whole genome shotgun sequence genome has a window encoding:
- the MTRFR gene encoding mitochondrial translation release factor in rescue has protein sequence MSTSIVFCLSKLLSWKPWIPGKQLQFLKPWTVGILTQRELTKDTSSDLLELNENDLEEQFVRGHGPGGQATNKTNNCVVLKHIPSGIVVKCHQTRSTEVNRIRARRILQEKVDLFYKGESSDIFKHKEEAERKKQEKRKKAKDNLEKKKQFKERQKLDLEE, from the exons ATGTCTACTTCCATTGTCTTTTGTTTGTCTAAACTGCTGTCTTGGAAACCATGGATTCCTGGGAAGCAGCTTCAATTCTTAAAACCATGGACTGTGGGTATATTAACCCAGAGAGAACTGACAAAAGATACATCCTCGGATTTACTTGAACTTAATGAGAACGACTTGGAAGAACAGTTTGTCCGCGGACATGGCCCTGGAGGACAGGCTACAAACAAAACCAATAACTGTGTTGTATTAAAACATATTCCTTCGGGCATTGTAGTGAAG TGTCACCAAACAAGATCAACAGAGGTGAATAGGATAAGAGCTAGAAGAATACTTCAAGAAAAAGTTGACCTTTTCTATAAAGGAGAAAGCAGTGATATCTTCAAGCATAAAGAGGAGGCAGAACGTAAAAAACAGGAGAAAAGGAAAAAAGCCAAAGATAATTTGGAAAAGAAGAAACAATTCAAAGAGAGGCAGAAATTAGACCTTGAAGAATAA